cggggctggtgttcggctcgatcaccgttgggatcgcagcccccgaggcggcgtacaaccgcccatcctcgatcggcgcagttagctccgaattaagggtcgaagccggtgcgggtgcggcctccggggcactgtttggcggtagagctagatcatgctcgtcgggacagtgcggcgcgctcggcagtggctcgaatccgtcgaagatcaagtccccgcggatgtcagctgtgtagtttaaacttccaaatctgacctgacggccaggggcgtagctttcgatctgctccagatggccaagtgaattggcccgcagtgcgaagccgccaaagacgaaaatctgtctggggaggaaggtctcaccctggactgcatcgctattgataatcgtaggagccatcgagtctgacggcgacgacatagaggaactctcaatgaaagcaccaatgtcggtgtcaaaaccggcggatctcgggtagggggtcccgaactatgcgtctaggccggatggtaacaggaggcaagggacacgaagttttacccaggttcgggccctcttaatggaggtaaaaccctacgtcctgcttgattaatattgatgatatgggtagtacaagagtagatctaccacgatatcagagaggctaaaccctagaagctagcctatggtatgattgttgttgtctatgttgtcctacggactaaaaccctccggtttatatagacaccggagagggtagggttacacaaagtcggttacaatggtaggagatctacatatctgtatcgccaagcttgccttccacgccaaggaaagtctctcccggacacaggacgaagtcttcaatcttgtatcttcgtagtccaggagtccggctgaaggtatagtccggccatctggacaccccctaatccaggactccctcattggggGTTGACGATTCTGTAGGCTGACATAAGTTTGTCGGATGTTGGATTTGTTACCGGCGTGAAAACTTAGGGGTTGACCATTTGTAGGCTCGCATATGTTTGCCAGTCGCTGGATTTGTTGCAGGCATAAACTATGACCGCTTGCATGAATTACGGCTACGGTGGACAAAATAACTATTTGCAAAAAATTCAGACAGACTCTGTGTTGGGCGGTCGGACCAGATCAGATGCGTCCGTGTGTTGGACGGTCGGATCAGACCAGATGCGTCCGTGTGTTGGGCGCACAACCAGCCCATCCGAAAAAACGGACGGCCGCCGCCCAATTGCCCTACTCAAACGGATAAAATCCAGACAAATCGTGTCCGTTTGACGTGCGTTGGAGGTGGCCTTAATTTATGGCGCTGTTATGACCTCACAAACAGCCCAAATTGATGCACTGACAAAACCAAGGACCAGAGCAGATTAGATACCACCATGGCCACTCACATGTTAGCTGCAGTACTACTACTACATGGTGGTGACTCACGCTGACTGCTCTGGACCAGAGACAAGGGCCGTGATCAGTGATCAGACAACCCAAGCCAGAGCGAGCATCACCAAACAAGGAGGAAAAAGTTGAGCATGCAGCAGTACTGATGCTCCGGGGGTAGATCCCAGATGTGGCATCAGACCTAACAACCACCTCTACATGCCATCCTATTAAGCTTACACAATGCTACTAattgaaaaagagagagagagatgagatgatCACCCACACCCTGCTAGTGTATCTTTAGGTCGCACCAAGCCCACGATGATGAAACAAAAGTCCACTTGGACAGCTCACCCGGCGGGACTAGCTTGGCATGGATGGGACCCCCTGCACTGTGTTTGTTTAATGGCGTATATAATATCGCATTGGTCGATCCGATCTGGGAAGGGGGCTAACTCAGCCAGGGATTAACGCATTGTTTAATGGAGGAGGAGTGTGATTAAACAAAGGGGGTTTGACAGTGGGTTAGGCCGAAAGCAGGGAAGATGCAAAGAATGTCCCAGCTGTCTCTCCTTTCTTCCCTTCCACCGGCCACCAAGCATGGCTCCCTCGCTTGGAATAAAAGTAACAGCAATGGTTTTACTTTTACTTTTACGACCGGTGGAGATTGGCGAAGGTGGCTCTGAGCTCTCACAACAAGTAGTAAGTATGCCAGGAGTACTAGTACGACTCGAGCTATAGCTAGAGGCTCCAGCCATTGACTTGTAACAGTAACGTTGCGTACACAGGTCTACGCGACACCATGCACTACTGTAGTATTGTTGTACGTGCTAGTATAAAAATGGTAGCACCACGGGTAAATAAATAGTCGTGGTGGGCACCAGTTAACCATGGGCGGCGTCATCATCATTAGTATACTCGCGCTCACGGAGACAGACAGGAGGCTGCCATAAACAAAATACACAACTCGCAAGCATTTTCTTATGCTAGTGGGTAGTGTAAAGTAAAGTAAACTAAGCATCACAAATCCAGCTGCAAATTAGGTGCTATGCTATACTAGTAGAGAATTTCACGGATTGACTGACTAGCTGAGCCGTCGCTTGATTCACACTGTCACGGTTGGGTTGGTTTAGTAGCCGTGCTGGATACGTTGATCGAGTAGGAGTTGCACTTGTGTTGAAGCGACGTGACGGGCTGGGGAGGGTCGACAGCCGTAGCCCGTAAGCAAAGCAAAGACTCCGCCGCACCGCACCGAACGCAGGGCGGGTCAACGGATCGTAGTACTACACAAAACAACGAAGGAGGGGGGACGACGGGCGAGCAAACCGAGGAGTTGAAACCGAAATGCTAACGGCGAGCGACCCCTCCTTTGGGCCCTGGCGCTGGCGCGGGGCCCACCCGCAGCCCTTGCTTCCGTTTCTTTTACTATTATTATTAAATCAATTACTATATTAAACAACGAGAAAGTAAAAGCGGTGGGAGGAGGAGAAACACTTCCTGCGCGCTCTCTGTGCATTCTCACTGCACGGCGCGCTGCGTGACGGGACGAGATTGGGCGCGGGGCATGGGCCTGAGGGTGCGGTCAACTTGCGGGGGGCAGGCCGGAAAGCGACCCCGCACCCGCCTCCTTTGACCGGGAGCCTATCGCGTGGGGCCCGCCACTCCCCTCACCCAGACGGTGGGGCCCACAGAGGacggaggggagagagagagcaatAAACAATAATAATTGCGGGCACAAACAAATCAATCGGTGCGGATGCCCACCCTTGACCTCTGCAcagagggggagggggggagggagcCCCACGACAAAGTATTCAATTCAATTATTGCGCTTGTTTATGCGGGGCCGCGTATGACTTCTTGTTCTTTTCTCCCTCCCGACTTTTCTATACCTCAAAAAATGTATATATACTCCTAGTTGGCGCACTGTATTGTACTCGTACCAGTACCAGTAGCAATCAATGGGGTTTATGAGGTCAAAGTCGGGGCATTTGCCGCCGGTCCGTCCTTATTAACTGTCACCGCGCGTACATGGCAGTTTCGTCACGCCCACCCAGATCCGCGGcgttgatttttttttaattttattttcgtGGAATGGCACGAGTTGTTGTTAGGCACGACGAACAAATAAAAATGGCACTGTGTGGACGAAGTGGAGTCTGGAGGTAGTAAAAATCTCTGGCATTAAGTTTCCCTCTCCGTCTCTCtacaatctttcttcttctttacaCGGACATCAGACAGATTGCGAGCGAACGAACGAAGCACCCCCAACCAAATggggaaagaaagaaaaaatttaACTAAGTCAGACGTGCCCGTTGCCGGCGGACACACTAGCTACGGCTACGGGCGCGCCCATCGGCATCGGAATCGGCACCGGCGACGGCGCCATCTGCATCGGCATCGGCCCCGGCGAGTGGCGGTGCTCGCCCTCGTACGTCACCACCAGCATCGCCGGGTCGTCCAGGGCGCGCTCCACGTGCTTCCGCGCCGGGCACCCTCGCACTGTGCTGCACTTGTAGTAGCCCCTGAAACCCACACATCAAACCATGTCAGATCCTTGCACGCATCATGACGACAGTTCGTCGAAATCTTGTTTCGTATTGTTGGTGTTGAATCAATCGGCGAGGGAAGGAATTTACCGTGGGTAAGGGGATCCCTTGATGGGCTTCTGGCCGTACTTCCTCCACGAGTACTCGTCCGGCGGGATGTCGGCGATCTTCGCGCTCACCGCGGGCACCCTCACCGTCGTCTTCACGCGGTTCTTCCTTCTCTTGGAGCAGTGGCATCGGCTGCCGGTGGTGTTGGCCTCCGAGTGCGCGCCGGCGCACGGCTTTCTCTTGTGCCCGGACAGCGGCGGCTTGCCGGCGGAGACCAGGCTGCGGCCCTTGGACACGCTGCCCTCGCCGGCGGTCACCGACGAGAAGAAGGACGTGGACGTCACGGACGTCGCGCCTGACATGGTCAGGTTCGGCTTGGTGAAGTCCAGCGTCAGGCTCTGCGGCTGCGGGAGAGGGACCGGGGCGGCCACCGACACCGGCGCCACGACGGTCAAGGGAGCGGGCCTGGCCGGCTCGACGACGGCCAGAGGGCGCGGTGGGGGCGGCGGAGGAGCgaccggagccggaggaggcggggtAGGCGACTGGACGGGGCCGCGGCGGAAGCGGGCGTGGCCGGTGCGGTCGAGGATGGAGATCACCTTGCGGAACTTGGAGACGGCCTGGTCGGCGATCTCGCCGAACGGCTGCTGCGGGTGCTGCTGCGGCGCCTTGGACGGCGCCGCGCCGGAGAGGGAGGAGACGAGGAGCTCCAGGCTGcggaggccggcggtggcggcctcCTGGATGGCGAGCTGGTCGTCGGCGCGGCGAGGGGTGTAGCAGCCCATGAGGTCCACGGCCATGGTCGCCGGTGTGAGGTCGCCTGTGGCTCTGCAGATCTTGGCTCGCTGTCCCGGTTGCGCTCTCGGTTTGGTTGGGAGTTGGAGGTCTGGACGGAGGCCATGGCTGGATTTATAGGTGGAAACGGGGTGAGGGGAGAAGATGCGAGTCAATGATGGTGTTCGCTTTTCGGCGCAGCCCCCTGGATTCCCCCAGAATTAGAGTTGTAGGCCCTCCGGTCCTTCTTTGAGAAGTGTCAGCTTCACATTTTTTACATGAGCGGTCTAATCCCACTGTTTGGATCTGAACACCAGTCTAGTTTCACACTGTTATAAAAAAATGCAGCCACCGAACTGAAGGTCGTACGTACAACATATAACTACTCCATGTGATTGATTTGATTTTACTAGATTTTGTTTTCAATATTTATGCCAGTGTACAGTGATTGGTTGTTTACTGTTACAGAGGACCTGTGGGTGTGAGGCATAGTAGCTGCGGGGGCTTCTTTGGAAAAAGGCCCAATGCGGTGTGATAATGACATCTTCTTGGCCATGGCCCACGAGATAGTGGACTTTGGGGATAAGAATAAATGGGTTTTCTTTAAGCCGTTATTGCTCGCATCACAAGCaggcagagagagggagagaaaataTCATAGTATGCGTATGTGTCCTGTGTCTTGGCTTCAAAGTCAACTATGGGATGGGCGATGGACGCCCTGGCTATAATGATGCGTGCGTTTCTATTCTACACCGAAACAAAGTTGGCCATGATAAAAAGCGCCATTATTTCCTCTCCCTAGCAGCACTATCTCCTTGCGATATGATATTGTATATATTTAATATTTCTTTCTTTTGTTGGTTATATTAATAATATTTGGTCGAGCCATGTCGACGCCGGCTGTGGGAACTTTCCCACCACCTCCGCTCTCCCTTTGTTTAGCCCGTTGACGGACTGTCTGCGCTGCGAGAGCTGGCATATCTCCGGCGTGATCAGGGGCTCAATTATTTTCCGTATCTTCCACCGGGAGAACAATTGTTTCTTGTATTGATTTATTATATGCGCTAGTTCTATTGTGCTAATCTTTTGGAAATGGTGGGACAGGTGGCGTGAATAACAATACTTTTTGGACTGCTTTCTTGCAGATCAAAAGATGTTGCACTTGCTCCATAAGAAAAACATTTCAACGCTCTGTGCTCATCCGCTTGGTTCATGGAAGAACATGCGCTTGCATCACGCATGTGTTTTTTATCTCACTGCGAACCTTTAtttatttgttggaaatcatagtAGACACCAACGACCGCGCAATTGATGTTCTAGGTAGAGCAAAAATTGAGCGGTGCTTTATTTATCTAATTATGAACCTTTATTTATTTGTTGAAAATCATAGTGCCTAGCAGCCATGGACAGCGTATGCTAGACGGACCCGCTAACCCGGCCAATGCTTGCCGCCTCCGCCTCTCACGATTTTAGGAGAGAGGGACAATTTGAGGAAAAGGTGGGAATTCTCTTCAACGCCGATGCGGCACCGCTATCGTGTCTTCGAACAGGCCCTAACCTACCTTTCATggtggtcgtctcgccaatttaCTTCATGGAGTCAGGGAAGAGTGAGAGAAAATCGAATTGATTTTAGAGATAAGATATGCATGGTGAGACAGCTCGACTTGAGCACAAGTTGAACTACGTGCTTTACCCCAAAAAGCATCAAATATATTATACAAGTTCATGACAAGTACAATTCATCCTAAACATAATAAAATTTACGTTGAGGTATTAGGAGCACAAAACGACCATTATTGCCGCCAGAACGAGTCGAGGTGTCGTTATTGGCACTTCCCTACCGAAGCCGTCCTCACATTGTCAACAATAGCCATGAA
The window above is part of the Triticum aestivum cultivar Chinese Spring chromosome 2A, IWGSC CS RefSeq v2.1, whole genome shotgun sequence genome. Proteins encoded here:
- the LOC100049026 gene encoding WRKY transcription factor WRKY51, whose translation is MAVDLMGCYTPRRADDQLAIQEAATAGLRSLELLVSSLSGAAPSKAPQQHPQQPFGEIADQAVSKFRKVISILDRTGHARFRRGPVQSPTPPPPAPVAPPPPPPRPLAVVEPARPAPLTVVAPVSVAAPVPLPQPQSLTLDFTKPNLTMSGATSVTSTSFFSSVTAGEGSVSKGRSLVSAGKPPLSGHKRKPCAGAHSEANTTGSRCHCSKRRKNRVKTTVRVPAVSAKIADIPPDEYSWRKYGQKPIKGSPYPRGYYKCSTVRGCPARKHVERALDDPAMLVVTYEGEHRHSPGPMPMQMAPSPVPIPMPMGAPVAVASVSAGNGHV